Genomic DNA from Pelosinus sp. UFO1:
TTTAGGGGCGTTTAACAATGGCCGTAAAAACATCGCCGTCTCACTAAAAAATCTGGAACCCTACCTCACCAAACATCCAGGTATGAACAAAATTATCAAAGAAGAAGCTATACCCGCGATAGATGCGATTCACAATTACTTTGATAGTCAGATCAACTTAGTTAAATCGGGTAAACTGGAAGAAGCCCGAAAGCGTCTTGGAGAGGGGAAAGCCTTATTTGCAAAAGCCCGTGAAGTCCATGAGAAAATGAATGCAGATATTGACGTTATTACAAAACGAGACTGGGATAGCTCATTGGCAGCAAGTTCAAAAGCTAAGTGGAGTGCCGGCTTAATCTTTATTATCAGTTTTATATTGAGTTCAACGATAGCGCTGTTACTTGCCAGGGAAATAGCTACTCGTCTTCGGATTGACGTGGAGGCACTACGGGAAGTTGCATCTGGAAATCTTGGGATAGCGGAAATACATATTAAAAGCAATGACGAGATAGGCGAAATAAGTTTAGCTATTAATAGAACTGTTAAGAGTCTGAGAACTCTTGTTAATACAGTAGCTCAATCGACACACCAAGTAGCTGCCTTATCAGAAGAGTTAACTGCAAATGCTGAGCAGTCAGCTCAAGCTGCTACCCAGGTAGCAACCTCCATCATGAGCGTCGCCAGCGGTGCGCACCATCAGACAGAGGTAGTTGCTAAAGGTTCGGTATTTGTCGAGGAAATGTCAGAAAACGCACAGAAAATTGCCTCCAATACCACTGAAGTGGCCCACGCATCTCAAAAAGCAGAGGCAGCTGCAAAAGAAGGTGCTTTAGCTATAGGCAATGCCATAGTGCAGATGACAAGTATCGAAAAATCTGTAACTAATTCAGCGATGGTAGTCACCAAACTAGGTGAGCGATCCAAAGAAATTGGTCAGATAGTTGAGACCATTTCCGCCATTGCAGGGCAGACTAACTTATTGTCACTAAATGCAGCAATTGAAGCGGCTCGTGCTGGTGAACAGGGAAGAGGGTTTGCAGTAGTGGCGGAAGAAGTGCGAAAGCTGGCTGAGCAATCGCAAAGAGCTGCGAAACAAATTGCTACTCTTATTAGTGAAATACAGGATGAAACCGATAACGCTGTACAGTCTATCAATGAAGGAACTCGTGAAGTCAAATCGGGCACTGAAATAGTTAATTTTGCAGGCTCGTCATTTGATCAAATAGTATCGTTGGTCAACCAGGTAACTAATCAGATCCAAAATATTTCGGCATCTACTCAGCAAATGGCGGGGGGAAGTCAGCAGGTCGTCGATGCGATGTATGAGATAAATGAGGTGAGTAAAGAAACTGCTGGCCAAACCCAAACAGTATCAGCAGCAGCGGAGGAACAATCCGCCTCTATGGAAGAAATCGCTGCTTCCAGCGAATCCCTTGCAAAGCTAGCAGAGAATCTTCAGACTGCAGTTCAGGAATTCAAGCTTTAAAAGTCTTGTATCCTGTGACTAAAGTGTCTAAAAAAAGCTATTAATAGTAATAAATAACAAGCTCCTGCGAAGGTATAATCAACCTTGCAGGAGTTTTGTTTATTACTTGTAAATGAAATAGACTTACAATGTTATTTAAGATTGTAAGCCTAGCTTAGTCGTGCTTATTTTTTATGAGTATATAAATATAAACATTCATATACTATATCAGAGGTGAGTGTGTGAAAGTGTATGCTTATATTGACACCTATTACGACCCAGCACATGGGTTTCAAGTACATGTGTTACAGTGTTTACGAGAAAAACCCAAGGACATTGATGTGCAGGAATTCGAAGTGGAAAGCACAGATAAGCTGTTTTACGACGGTGAAAAAATAAGGGTACTTAACTGAGGCTTAATAGCCTCTATTTTATTATTACGTTCTGGACTAAAAGAAATTCCCCGACGAATAGAATTGTGGGAGATCACAATTTAATGTAAGTCGCAGTAAAGGTTGCTTTTGAAGATGAAAAATGACATATTAATTACAAATATGGTAAAGATATCCACAAAATACATGCGTTACCAACAGGGTTATCCACAGGACCAGGAGGCGTGACTTAAAGTGATCCACTTACTTGATGGCCGTTAATGCGGAAGTGGGGAAGCTTACTAACTTACTCAGATAAAGAATCATAAACGTTTTGGTTTGATGTAACTGCGGGATCATCTCGTAAGAGTAATTTCTTTTTGTCATTCATGATGGCTGCATCCATTTCTTTATTGACTAACATTAGGTTAGGTTTGTTACTTGTTTTAATGTTGTCCGGAAATTTAAGATAGGAGCCATTATCTCTATAAGTCATATTTATCACCTCAGAATTAGTCTATGGATTCTAGCTATTTCTATGCTATATTTTGACGCCTACTTAGTAATTAAGAGCAAACTGTTAAACGTGAAGGCCAAATAGTGATATATGCACTATAACAAGGGAATTTTTCATGGAATAAAGTTGCAATAATTACGGGGTAACCATTAAAGCAAAAAAGCAGGCTATTTGGCCTGCTTTTTTGTAATAATTCATGGAAAAATGCC
This window encodes:
- a CDS encoding methyl-accepting chemotaxis protein, with protein sequence MFKNAKVRTKILLGFVLVLIMMVISMGITFFCLGEMTQATDYIVEDAIPMGRITEQVFMDLLNQETGVRGYIASNGDENFLGAFNNGRKNIAVSLKNLEPYLTKHPGMNKIIKEEAIPAIDAIHNYFDSQINLVKSGKLEEARKRLGEGKALFAKAREVHEKMNADIDVITKRDWDSSLAASSKAKWSAGLIFIISFILSSTIALLLAREIATRLRIDVEALREVASGNLGIAEIHIKSNDEIGEISLAINRTVKSLRTLVNTVAQSTHQVAALSEELTANAEQSAQAATQVATSIMSVASGAHHQTEVVAKGSVFVEEMSENAQKIASNTTEVAHASQKAEAAAKEGALAIGNAIVQMTSIEKSVTNSAMVVTKLGERSKEIGQIVETISAIAGQTNLLSLNAAIEAARAGEQGRGFAVVAEEVRKLAEQSQRAAKQIATLISEIQDETDNAVQSINEGTREVKSGTEIVNFAGSSFDQIVSLVNQVTNQIQNISASTQQMAGGSQQVVDAMYEINEVSKETAGQTQTVSAAAEEQSASMEEIAASSESLAKLAENLQTAVQEFKL